GGAGGTGCACAAGGCTTTGGTAGAGGATGGAAATGTGGACGAGGCCATCGAGCTCTATCATACCATTCAACAGAAAGGCGTACAACCATTGGTCCAAATCCACACCTCAGTTATTAAAGCCTACCTCAAGTTTAGCAAGACCAAGGGTGCTCTGGAGGTGTATTTGGCCATGTCTGCTGGGGTTGCCCCCAACTCCTACACATACACTGTTTTAATCAAGGGACTCTGTGCTGACCCCAACTTCTTTGGAGATGCCAAGAAGTACTTGCTTGAAATGATGGACAAGGGGAAGCAGCCTAATGTTGCTGCCTATACTGCGGTGATAGAAGGCTTTGTGCTTTAGGAGGACAAGACAGCTGAGGAGAAGGGCAAATAGTTTGTGGAGATGATGATGGGCAAAGGTTTTGTGCCTAATGCAAAGGCTATGATAAAGGTTTTAAAGGGCAAACCAACACCGGTAATTAGAAGGGTCATGAGCATTGTACTTTCCAAGTTAAAGAGCTGATGCTTTGCTTTATTGTGGTTATGCTAGCAACTTCAGGATTAGGTGGTTGGTTTCATTATGGGGGAGGTAATAGCTTCAGCATTAGGAAATCATGTACTTGGTGCTTTTCTCTATCATTTTGAATGGGACATCGGAGTAGCGTAACACTGAAATTGAATTAGATAATTATGTAGGATAGAGTTTCAATATCAGATGATGTCCTCTCTGTTTGTTAATGTTGATATTGAAGTAGTCTGTAGTCTGTGGTGATTATCCTTTAGTTTCTGTTTCCTTTTTCGTGGTCTTGTGCattcattccttttttttttttttttttgtaagactTTTAGCCACCTGAAATTATCTTCTTTTGAAGGGTTGTGCATGAAGGAGAAGCTGCTCCTTTGGTATATCCAAAAGGACAAACCTGAAATTGTTGTTATGCTAGATTTACAGTTCAGAGATAATAATTAAAGAAATGGATAGATTGAGGGAACAAAATTCAACTCTAAACTTTGGATTTAGTTCAAGAACTTCTGTCATTTTGAATTGTctgcggtttttatttttaattctgAGTGAATTCTTCTCTTACGTTGAAGGACCTCTTGGATCACAATCTATGCAATTAATTTAGGGTTAATTGCAAGACTTCATTTAGTTGTTGTAACCTCTGTTTGAGTAGAATGGAATAGCAATCCATGTGGTTGAAGTAAAGGTGTTTATTCAAGTCTTATATGTGGTCTTTGAAGTGAATGTTCTACAAATCGTGTTTTTCTATTCCTtgaatttagaaaaaaaaaatgccctACTTTTGGTGCATATGAGGAACAATCATtcgcttttcttttcttttcttttttcttaagaaaaaaaaaactcttatcTGACCATTTGGGAATATATGTAGATTTTGCAATTTCTGTTTAGTGACATCGTATTCTCTTGTTATTAGATTATCAGTCAATAGGAAATGTAGCTTTGTCTAGTTTCAAGTTATGCCTATCAAATTTGACTATTGCTATTTGGTTGAATTCAAAGTACCCATTGTTTATCTACAGAATGTGCAAGTATTCAAAATGTTGCAAGAAGATTTTGTTCTTGAGTAATTCAATTAGAtgctagctctctctctctctctctctctctcagcatacttatttatattttcttatagttgattaattttgagaatggttgtttttttttccccttaattAGTGCAGGTAGATTTTGTTTTGAATCACTCCAGACAACTTTCATTCAACTCAAACCAAACCGGTACGGATACATACCTTCCCTTGCCATCTATGGGCAAGTCTAGGACGTGGCatgctagcaccactcattagacaatcAGTGCTCACAAATGAAAGCAAGCCTATAACTATGAAAAAACTGGAACACAGTACTACATAGGCATAGTTCAACGACAAACTAAAATCTCTCCTTTTCATCCAAGTTGGGGCTAGGAAGTATGGCTGGGTCCAGCCTCCTGAATCCCAAATTCGAAACCCCATAGAACTAGATCCCAAAACTTTGAGCTTCAAATCCGATTTAGATTTTGCACCCAATTTTGTTTGGGCACCCAAAAGAAATTGGACACCCTAACACATTTGGGCCACACAATTGATCTGTGCACCCAACCCAACTTTGGCTTTCCCTTTTCTGCTCTGTTTCCAGTCAACATCGCCGTCGCCGTCACCTGTATAGGAATGAAGTACCTAGATTGCTTCATCGCCCTCCGTCAAACCAGATGCCTTCACTCGCAGTTATAAGGCTATGGAAGCTACTACCACACCAATCCACAGCCGGCACTCAGCCATCGAGCCCCTGTTAGCCTGCAAAACCAGCGGTCCACCTCAAGCCCGACATCAAGCCGAAATCTTGATTCTTCCAAGATTGATTCACCAGCTGCCTCCAGGCGAAGCCCTCCAAGGCTGGCAGAAGCTCCCCTCTGTTCACCGCCGTCAATACCAGATCTTGCCAGAGGAGACTACACCATGAAGTACCGCCCACCCCCGACTTAGATTTGAGTCGAGCTCGGCAAGGCCGCATCCGCCACTGCCATTCACACTTCCACCCCGCTTTGAGTCTGAACGAATCAGACCACCTATCATTCTCCCTTGCATCATCGAAGCCATTCTGACGAGACACCGAAGTGGTGATGAAGGTTTTAGGGAAAAATTGAGTGACCGTCGCACAAGATCGACATTTGAGGGCCATCATCAGATGGCTTAGAGAGGAGACCAATGCAGGCTGCCATTGCTTTTGCAGGCTAGAGTTTGGGTAGAGGCGAGCCATAATAACAAAACCAGAAACAACAAAGAACAACTATGTATCTTCTAGAGAAAAAGATATCACCAAATAATACTCTGCACGCTTATTAGTGCAGGTAGATTGGGAAGAGTATATACGATAATATATTCAGAACACATGAAGTGAAACTGGGAGATTTTTGCACTTAATGAAGGTGTATAGTTTTAAATGATAGAGTACTAGGTTTATGAAATGAGAATCATAATTCTTTTTAGCTTCATCATGTGAGCATCATGAAGCAGTACCATCTTGTTCATCGGGTATCATGTACCTCGTAATCGAGCAAAAATGATTTTGCTGTAGTAACTGCTAATGACATCAAGTTTCAGTGACATGCAGGTTAGATCTCGTAGAGCATTAGCATTATACAGTTAGCTGTGTAGTAGAAATTTCCTTTGTTCATTGCATTAGGCTGTGATCACCCTTTCCcttaaaattgttgtttaaagaGACAGTCATTACTTGTAGGTGATTATTTCATGCCAAAAATAAAATGTCTCCTTAAAACTTTTGCAAGTCTGCTCTTTTCCATTGACACCCCTTCACTTACCTACCTTTTCTCCTAATCTCTcactctttttcctttttgtgcAGAACAGAGTTTGTGTTTTTTGTCTAATTAGTTTGGAATATTATGTATCTGGGGAGTCAATGATCCAGATAAttatttgtgtttgttttcaCATAAGGAATGCATTTGGGATTCAGTTTAGATTTCACATATTGCATAGCAAGTGCACACAAGGAACCCAGTTTTAGTTAGTTATATTGCAATTCAATTAGCCTTTGTCTATAAGAATAACCATAACAAAGTTCactttgttgtagagaattgtaatcgtgtgtttattattgataataggagcccttatatagggagttacaaggtacacaaaaggtaatagaatccgaatccaattgaatacctagaacactttcctattacaactctaaactctagtttgtagaggcacacgatgtcgacatccttcaacactcccctttgtgccgctcaaacttggtgatgacgctttgattgttgcctcactaaaaaccttgccaggtaacaaaaaccctgtgggacaaaaataaccctggtcgaaggacaaaaagagcacaacacgtccttcactcttcgagatcgaacatgtagacatcatacctccccctgatgtcaatatctccccctgattgctacaattatgggagttcggataactttcttaatccgatgctcttcacatgtttctcgaaggtggatttgggtaacgacttagtaaataagtccgctaaaTTATTCTCAGattggatttggttcacttcaatatttagaagtgactaatgttgctgattgtaaaagaacttaggcgatatatgcttggtgttgtcgcccttgatgaaacctaatttcatttgctcaatacaagctgcattatcttcataaatgcatgtaggttcatctgtagtagacttcaaaccacaagttcctcgaatgtgtctaactatagaccttagccatatacattctcgcacagcttcatgtagagcaataatctctgcatgatttgaggaagcaACAACAAGGGTCAGCTTTGTAGATCTCTAAGATATagtagtgcttcccatggtaaagacataaaccgtttgggagcgacctttgtgagggtcagagagatatcctgcatcagcaaaacccatcaagacatcgttgtcattttgatgcaGGGGAGGAGGGGCACGGAgagtggcgttttgccttgtggagtcagATTCCACACTTCTGTTATTTCTTTtatctttgtagggataaaacaagcccatatcaatcgtacctctcaagtatcgaaagattgtctttacactaatccaatggcggcgtgttggcgcagaactgtgtcgagctaacaagttcactgcgaatgagatatctggtcttgtgcattgagctaagtacaataatgcgcctattgcaatTAGATAGgacacttcagcctctaataagtcttcgtcctcatcccttggacgaaacggatccttTTTAGGCTCAAGACtatgaccgatcatgggagtactcacaggctttgctttatcttcattaaagcgccttaataatttttgagtatatgctgactgatgaatcataatcccatcactacggtgctcgagttctagttcGAGGCaaaatcgtgttttcccaagatctttcatctcaaattcaaatttcaagtatttagcagtttcctttaactcatctagaggtccaattaggttcatgtcatcaacataaactgctacaattgcaaatccagaacttatcctttttataaacacgcatgggcatatttcattgttgacatatcccttcccaatcaagtagtcacttagaagGTTaaaccacatccgtccggattgtttcaatccatatagtgaacgtttcaatcttattgaaaacgcgctccgtggtttaaagccacttgacttgggtacttgaagtccatctggaaccttcatatatatctctgaatctagatccccatagagatatgctgtaaccacatccataagctgtatGTCAaatttttcggaaactaccaaactgacaaggtagcagaacgttataacgtccattatgggagagtatgtctcctcgtagttgattctagggcgttgtgagaaaccttgcgccacaaggctgGCTTTGTagctaacaacctcatttttctcattaactttctaacaaagacccatttatggccaacaggctttatatttTGGGGTGCCagtgttataggcccaaatacctgtctctttgttagtgaatccaattcaacctggatcgcatgttttcatttaggccaatctgctctttgttgacattcttcaacagagcgaggttcgatatcatcgtgttctataattccttgagcaatagaatatgcaaacacatcatcaaggataatagaatctcgattcaacgtctcatgtacattagtgtaattcatggagatctccctattccctggaattggttctaacattggagcatcccctaatgatgtctcttggacataaccataatccggaatatcctCATGAgatgggttatttatgtcgatgattaatggatctctttgtgccaaactcgctttctttcttgggcgagaatccatcgaacctttgggcctcccatgtTTCCTTGTTGGGAGCCcagcctgagccacattgccatcaccattagtggtggcAGCACCATGCCCAATACCTCTAGGGGTGGTGCcattagggacatcaatccttgcaggcactttgcagcaagtatatgtgatcttgtcactttagcgatatcgaAAAACgcgtcaggcatagagtctgctacgttctgaagatcaagaattctcCGTACTTCAATCTCAGATTGTGCGGTTtgaggatcaagatgagacaaagtggggacagaccacgataattcatgtcattcctgttgaacattattgttcttatctccccctaacagcaggaagactgtctcatcaaagtgacaatccgcatttctagcggtaaataggtcacctgtcaagggttctaagtagtggataatcgttggagagtcatatccaacataaatgcctaattgtctttgaggacccattttggtgcactgtggcggcgtaattggcacataaactgcacacccaaatatgcgtaagtatgagacatcaggctcatatccagtaaccatcttggatgcagaaaagggttgagtggcagtaggcctcagacgaatgagcacaactgcatgcaatattgcatagcctcaagcagaaacagggagattggtgcgcataaccaatgctcgagcgaccatttgaagtcttttaatggcagcttctgtgagaccattttgggtgtgaacatgaggaacagggtgttcaacctcaatcccaattgacatgcaatagtcatcaaacgtttttgatgtaaactctcaagCATTGtgaagacgaattgacttaatgggatgatcagggtggtgagcccttaatttaatgatttgtgctaggagtttagaaaatgcagcatttcttgtggacaagacATGACATGTGAtcaacgtgtcgatgcatcaaccaacaccataaaatatctaaatggcccgcaagttagttgaataggtccacaaatatcaccttggattctttgcaagaatataatattttccttagtgtcctttgcataggatggtctcgatcctaattttgctaaagagcaagctttgcaaaacgaaagatgggctttagaagcaaccagggaagaATCTGGTTGAGTcacaaagtcacaattgactttagaagtagaaaaagtaaccaaggaggcattagtggcgtcaataccacaTTTGGGccacagggggtaggcggcgctaGCCCTACCTTGGACCAAATTTCtgttctgacttctttttgttttgaaaaatagatgtctgtgtgaagtctttaacatacggatcatcatatcacaacctggatgtcccaaacggtcatgccaaagcctatatgtgtcagaatcccataagtcatctctcatgacatggttggattcaataattcgaatagtggttgcatacagcccactagagcgacacataagtttctctaatactcgtttatgtctgtagtcattaattagaggtgatgcaaaggaactcttgtccattctcacaatgtgtttccacatgaaaaccattggctcttatatctttaaaactcaatagggttcttccagccctaagagcatatagagctttggtgacattaatacttgtgccatttggcaacataaattgagattgttctcgaccatgaatcaattgtgatggtccagccatcgtagtcactgaagatcaACTAGGCATCATCCATTGGAaaagttgcctatgtcgcaatatagtatgtgtggtgccactatcaacaaagcattccaactctccagaaaacatactgaaaaataataaagttcggaattgaAACATGTCCATaacatcgaataataatacgatactttattaataaaaatagccaatgattacatcagaGGTCccaaaagtctaatccaaaataaaatcaaactaagacacattgtagtcactctatccgtttg
This portion of the Rosa chinensis cultivar Old Blush chromosome 1, RchiOBHm-V2, whole genome shotgun sequence genome encodes:
- the LOC112165631 gene encoding pentatricopeptide repeat-containing protein At4g38150; protein product: MSIVILHDNRELFLNSRSFWNRLRNESFSFLASCIVGGYGSVDRLVCPVSSDILALSRRRYKENHLTEALQAMKTYADLVVNNNTDKAVQKLFRESRLSPWIEQSMEVHKALVEDGNVDEAIELYHTIQQKGVQPLVQIHTSVIKAYLKFSKTKGALEVYLAMSAGVAPNSYTYTVLIKGLCADPNFFGDAKKYLLEMMDKGKQPNVAAYTAVIEGFVL